Proteins encoded in a region of the Eschrichtius robustus isolate mEscRob2 chromosome 14, mEscRob2.pri, whole genome shotgun sequence genome:
- the LOC137776438 gene encoding zinc finger protein 84 isoform X1 translates to MTMLQGSFSFEDLSVDFTQKEWQLLDPYQKDLYKDVMLENYSSLVSLGYEVMKPGVILKLEHGEEPWTGDGEIPGSDSPEQVLQVNGHITWHKDKQEKLKNMKQDQECDALGKNFNLSMNFVPLRKSNSEDDIGGLILKHHIDLLIPKADYGKTEPADLNVFDKLFLHTKTEETDTWLKYYECDKYDKASCKKSQIIIYHRTRLGEKLYECSECRKRFSKKSSLIKHQSRHVREIAYGCGKCGRTFPQKSQFITHHRTHTGEKPYSCSQCGKAFSQKSQLTSHQRTHTGEKPYECGECGKAFSRKSHLISHWRTHTGEKPYGCTECGRAFSEKSNLINHQRTHTGEKPFECRECGKAFSRKSQLVTHHRTHTGTKPYGCSDCRKAFFEKSELIRHQTIHTGEKPYECSECQKAFRERSSLINHQRTHTGEKPHGCVQCGKAFSQKSHLLSHQMTHTGEKPFVCTKCGKAFSRKSQLVRHQRTHTGEKPYECSECGKAFSEKLSLTNHQRIHTGEKPYVCSECGKAFCQKSHLISHQRTHTGEKPYECSECGRAFGEKSSLATHQRTHTGEKPYECRDCEKAFSQKSQLNTHQRIHTGEKPYGCSLCQKAFFEKSELIRHQRTHTGEKPYECSECRKAFREKSSLINHQRTHTGEKPFECSDCGKAFSRKSHLIPHQRTHTGEKPYGCSECRKAFSQKSQLVNHQRIHTGEKPYQCSECGKAFSQKSQLINHRRTHTVKNS, encoded by the exons GGGTCGTTCTCATTTGAAGATTTATCTGTGGACTTCACCCAGAAGGAATGGCAGCTACTGGACCCCTATCAGAAGGACTTATACAAGGATGTCATGTTGGAGAACTATAGCAGCCTCGTGTCACTAG GGTATGAAGTTATGAAACCTGGTGTCATCCTCAAGTTGGAGCACGGAGAAGAGCCGTGGACAGGAGATGGAGAAATTCCAGGTTCAGACTCTCCAG aacaaGTCTTGCAAGTAAATGGTCACATCACTTGGCACAAGGATAAGCAAGAGAAgcttaaaaatatgaaacaagatCAAGAATGTGATGCacttggaaaaaatttcaatctgAGCATGAACTTTGTTCCTTTAAGGAAATCAAACAGTGAAGATGACATAGGtggattaattttaaaacatcatatAGATTTACTTATTCCAAAAGCAGATTATGGAAAAACAGAACCAGCTGACTTAAACGTATTTGATAAATTGTTTCTCCATACCAAGACTGAGGAAACTGATACTTGGTTAAAATACTATGAATGTGATAAGTATGATAAAGCTAGCTGTAAGAAGTCACAGATTATCATATATCACAGAACCCGTTTAGGGGAGAAGCTCTATGAATGCAGTGAATGTAGGAAACGCTTCAGTAAGAAATCAAGTCTCATTAAACATCAGAGCAGACACGTAAGAGAAATAGCCTATGGCTGTGGTAAATGTGGCAGAACCTTTCCCCAGAAGTCACAGTTTATTACACATCACAGAAcgcacacaggagagaaaccttacAGCTGTAGCcagtgtgggaaagccttctcCCAGAAGTCACAGCTGACATCCCATCAGAGGACACATACAGGAGAGAAACCGTATGAATGTGGTGAGTGTGGGAAAGCTTTCTCCCGGAAGTCACACCTCATATCACACTGGAGGACACACACAGGAGAGAAGCCCTATGGATGCACTGAATGTGGGAGAGCCTTTAGTGAAAAGTCAAATCTCATCAATCATCAGAGgactcacacaggagagaaacctttTGAATGCagagaatgtgggaaagccttcagcaGGAAATCACAGCTCGTCACACATCACAGGACCCACACAGGAACAAAACCCTATGGATGTAGCGATTGTAGAAAAGCCTTCTTTGAGAAATCAGAGCTCATTAGACATCAGacaattcatactggagagaaaccctatgaatgcagTGAGTGTCAGAAAGCCTTCAGAGAGAGGTCCAGTCTCATTAACCATCAGAGAACCCATACAGGAGAGAAGCCTCATGGGTGTGTCcagtgtgggaaagccttctcCCAGAAGTCACACCTCTTATCACATCAGATGACACACACCGGAGAGAAACCCTTTGTATGCACTaaatgtgggaaggccttcagtAGGAAATCCCAGCTTGTCAGACATCAGAGAACTCACACAGGTGAAAAACCCTAcgaatgcagtgaatgtgggaaggctttcagtgaAAAATTAAgcctcactaatcatcagagaattcatacaggAGAGAAGCCCTATGTTTGCAGtgagtgtgggaaagccttttGTCAGAagtcacatctcatttcacatcAGAGgactcacacaggagagaaaccctatgaatgcagTGAGTGTGGGAGAGCCTTTGGCGAGAAGTCAAGTCTGGCAACCCATCAGAGAACGCACACAGGAGAAAAACCTTATGAATGCAGGGATTGTGAAAAAGCCTTCTCTCAGAAGTCACAGCTCAACACTCACCAGAGAATTCACACGGGAGAGAAACCTTATGGATGCAGTCTTTGTCAGAAAGCTTTCTTTGAGAAATCAGAACTAATTAGACATCAGAGAACTCATACAGGTGAAAAaccttatgagtgcagtgaatgtaGGAAAGCCTTCAGGGAGAAGTCAAGTCTCATCAATCATCAGAGGACACATACAGGAGAGAAGCCCTTTGAGTGCAGCGACTGTGGCAAAGCCTTCTCTCGGAAGTCACACCTCATACCACATCAGAGAacccacacaggagagaaaccctatggtTGCAGTGAATGTAGGAAGGCCTTCTCTCAGAAGTCACAGcttgttaatcatcagagaattcataccgGAGAGAAACCTTATcaatgcagtgaatgtgggaaagccttctccCAAAAGTCACAGCTCATTAATCATCGGAGAACTCATACAGTAAAGAATTCCTAG